From a region of the Salvelinus fontinalis isolate EN_2023a chromosome 13, ASM2944872v1, whole genome shotgun sequence genome:
- the LOC129867806 gene encoding histamine H2 receptor-like: protein MISTALRWLFLVSFIVVTIGGNVLVCLAVGLSRRLHRTANCFVVSLAVTDLLLGLLVLPFSASLELRSGHWPLGGTLCNIYVSLDAMFCTASILTLLAISVDRYLAISAPLCYPRRVTPPRVALAITTIWVTSMAMSFLPIHLGWNTADFRVQNLDWGIWDEVEEGRTCRFEWHNNYVLLDAFGTFYLPLLVMCGMYYCIFQIARKQVRCIRAATPSFAPTASAAATAREHKATVTLAAVLGAFIICWFPYYTFFTCMGIGAETNPPTTAHSVVLWLGYFNSAVNPILYPALNRDFRRAYGELLCCRGPRWRHMSTTICVSLQKQVPLSSEHRDTHLTNGHTDTLPKDNQPEGKSLTPQKTNDSNIADQTW from the exons ATGATCTCCACGGCACTCCGTTGGCTGTTTCTGGTGTCCTTCATCGTGGTGACCATCGGCGGGAACGTGCTGGTGTGTTTGGCCGTGGGGCTCAGCCGCCGCCTGCACCGCACTGCTAACTGCTTTGTTGTGTCGCTAGCTGTAACGGATCTGTTGCTGGGCCTGCTGGTGCTGCCCTTCTCTGCCTCCCTGGAGCTGCGGAGTGGACACTGGCCCCTGGGGGGCACCCTATGTAACATCTATGTGTCTCTGGATGCGATGTTTTGTACGGCCTCCATCCTGACTCTGCTGGCCATCAGTGTGGACCGTTACCTGGCCATCTCAGCCCCACTCTGCTACCCCCGCAGGGTCACCCCTCCCCGAGTAGCCCTGGCCATCACCACCATCTGGGTCACTTCCATGGCCATGTCCTTCCTCCCCATCCACCTGGGCTGGAACACGGCTGACTTCAGGGTGCAGAACCTGGACTGGGGCATTTGGGACGAGGTGGAGGAGGGACGCACCTGCCGCTTTGAGTGGCATAACAACTACGTGCTCCTAGATGCCTTTGGCACCTTCTACCTCCCACTACTGGTCATGTGCGGGATGTACTACTGCATCTTTCAGATAGCACGCAAACAG GTACGGTGTATCCGAGCTGCCACACCCTCATTCGCCCCCACAGCATCAGCGGCGGCCACAGCGCGGGAACACAAGGCCACAGTGACTCTAGCAGCAGTTCTGGGGGCCTTCATTATCTGCTGGTTCCCCTATTACACCTTCTTTACCTGCATGGGCATCGGGGCAGAGACTAACCCCCCTACTACTGCCCACTCTGTGGTGCTGTGGCTGGGCTACTTTAACTCCGCTGTCAACCCCATCCTGTACCCGGCCTTGAATAGGGACTTCCGCAGGGCCTATGGGGAGCTGCTGTGCTGCAGGGGGCCGCGGTGGAGACACATGTCCACAACTATCTGTGTGTCCTTGCAGAAACAAGTGCCCCTCTCTAGCGAACACAGAGACACTCATCTGACCAATGGCCACACAGACACCCTCCCTAAAGACAATCAGCCAGAGGGAAAGAGCCTCACCCCTCAGAAGACCAATGACAGCAACATTGCTGACCAGACCTGGTAA